A region of Mycteria americana isolate JAX WOST 10 ecotype Jacksonville Zoo and Gardens chromosome 11, USCA_MyAme_1.0, whole genome shotgun sequence DNA encodes the following proteins:
- the IFRD2 gene encoding interferon-related developmental regulator 2 isoform X3, whose protein sequence is MPRSRRAARRGPGSGRAGSPASEEEAGSEVLSHCSSASEGASPGEEGAGSEAAGEQGQEEEEAEDRLKEHMDNLLDKSAKTRQVALQSLRLAFSSRTLSELLLERRLTLTDSLEKCLKKGKGEEQALAGTVLTLLCLQMGSGPEGEEVFRSLKPLLISVLTDSMASPGARQSDLVSCLSCLEAIFSPPSAGEGGSAPAQHGPLHCSALQSWSLLLTICPPSHIKSVLDNRWLKLPPLLSSSSVALRILAGETIALVFELAQDVEEDLCHQDTEFLRAQLKVLATESNKYRAKTDRRKQRSIFRDILRFIESGEYQEETIRFGLECMYLDSWARQRTYQAFKEVLGSGIRHHLQNNELLREIFGLGPPLVLDAAALKASKVSRFEKHLYNSAAFKARTKARSRVRDKRADVL, encoded by the exons ATGCCGCGCTCACGCCGAGCCGCGCGCC GTggccccggcagcggccgggcgggCTCTCCCGCCAGCGAGGAGGAGGCCGGCAGCGAGGTGCTGAGCCACTGCAGCAGCGCCAGCGAGGGGGCCAGCCCCGGCGAGGAGGGCGCAG GGAGCGAGGCGGCGGGTgagcaagggcaggaggaggaggaggcagaggacagGCTGAAGGAGCACATGGACAACCTCCTGGACAAGAG CGCCAAGACGCGGCAGGTGGCCCTGCAGAGCCTGCGCCTGGCCTTCTCCTCCAGAACCCTCTCCGAGCTCCTGCTGGAGCGTCGCCTCACACTCACCGACTCCCTGGAGAAGTGTCTCAAGAAAG GTAAAGGGGAGGAACAGGCACTGGCGGGCACCGTCCTCACCCTTCTCTGCCTCCAGATGGGCTCCGGCCCGGAGGGGGAAGAGGTGTTTCGCAGCCTGAAGCCCCTGCTCATCAGCGTCCTGACAGACAGCATGGCCAGCCCTGGCGCCCGGCAGAGC GACCTAGTCTCATGCCTGTCCTGCTTGGAGGCCATCTTCAGCCCCCCCAGCGCAGGGGAGGGGGGCTCGGCACCTGCCCAGCACGGCCCTCTGCACTGCAGCGCGCTCCAGTCATGGTCCCTGCTCCTCACCATCTGCCCCCCCTCCCACATCAAGAGCGTCTTGGACAA TCGCTGGCTGAAGCTGCCCCCGCTGCTGTCCAGCAGCAGCGTCGCGCTGCGCATCCTGGCCGGGGAAACCATCGCACTGGTCTTCGAGCTGGCCCAGGACGTGGAG GAGGACTTGTGCCACCAAGATACAGAGTTCCTGCGTGCCCAGCTCAAGGTCCTGGCTACCGAGAGTAACAAATACCGAGCCAAGACAGACAGACGGAAGCAGCGCTCCATCTTCCGGGACATCCTGCGCTTCATCGAG AGCGGGGAGTACCAGGAGGAGACCATACGATTTGGCCTGGAGTGCATGTACCTGGACAGCTGGGCACGCCAGCGGACCTACCAAGCCTTTAAAGAGGTTCTGGGCTCTGGCATCCGCCACCACCTCCAG AACAACGAGCTGCTACGGGAGATCTTCGGCCTCGGGCCCCCCTTGGTGCTGGATGCGGCTGCTCTGAAAGCCAGCAAGGTCTCCCGCTTCGAGAAG cacctctaCAACTCGGCTGCCTTCAAAGCCCGCACGAAAGCCCGGAGCCGGGTGCGGGACAAGCGGGCGGACGTGCTGTGA
- the IFRD2 gene encoding interferon-related developmental regulator 2 isoform X2: MPRSRRAARRGPGSGRAGSPASEEEAGSEVLSHCSSASEGASPGEEGAGSEAAGEQGQEEEEAEDRLKEHMDNLLDKSAKTRQVALQSLRLAFSSRTLSELLLERRLTLTDSLEKCLKKGKGEEQALAGTVLTLLCLQMGSGPEGEEVFRSLKPLLISVLTDSMASPGARQSCATALGMCCYIAAADLEDLVSCLSCLEAIFSPPSAGEGGSAPAQHGPLHCSALQSWSLLLTICPPSHIKSVLDNRWLKLPPLLSSSSVALRILAGETIALVFELAQDVEEDLCHQDTEFLRAQLKVLATESNKYRAKTDRRKQRSIFRDILRFIESGEYQEETIRFGLECMYLDSWARQRTYQAFKENNELLREIFGLGPPLVLDAAALKASKVSRFEKHLYNSAAFKARTKARSRVRDKRADVL, from the exons ATGCCGCGCTCACGCCGAGCCGCGCGCC GTggccccggcagcggccgggcgggCTCTCCCGCCAGCGAGGAGGAGGCCGGCAGCGAGGTGCTGAGCCACTGCAGCAGCGCCAGCGAGGGGGCCAGCCCCGGCGAGGAGGGCGCAG GGAGCGAGGCGGCGGGTgagcaagggcaggaggaggaggaggcagaggacagGCTGAAGGAGCACATGGACAACCTCCTGGACAAGAG CGCCAAGACGCGGCAGGTGGCCCTGCAGAGCCTGCGCCTGGCCTTCTCCTCCAGAACCCTCTCCGAGCTCCTGCTGGAGCGTCGCCTCACACTCACCGACTCCCTGGAGAAGTGTCTCAAGAAAG GTAAAGGGGAGGAACAGGCACTGGCGGGCACCGTCCTCACCCTTCTCTGCCTCCAGATGGGCTCCGGCCCGGAGGGGGAAGAGGTGTTTCGCAGCCTGAAGCCCCTGCTCATCAGCGTCCTGACAGACAGCATGGCCAGCCCTGGCGCCCGGCAGAGC TGTGCCACGGCCCTGGGCATGTGTTGCTACATTGCCGCTGCTGACCTCGAG GACCTAGTCTCATGCCTGTCCTGCTTGGAGGCCATCTTCAGCCCCCCCAGCGCAGGGGAGGGGGGCTCGGCACCTGCCCAGCACGGCCCTCTGCACTGCAGCGCGCTCCAGTCATGGTCCCTGCTCCTCACCATCTGCCCCCCCTCCCACATCAAGAGCGTCTTGGACAA TCGCTGGCTGAAGCTGCCCCCGCTGCTGTCCAGCAGCAGCGTCGCGCTGCGCATCCTGGCCGGGGAAACCATCGCACTGGTCTTCGAGCTGGCCCAGGACGTGGAG GAGGACTTGTGCCACCAAGATACAGAGTTCCTGCGTGCCCAGCTCAAGGTCCTGGCTACCGAGAGTAACAAATACCGAGCCAAGACAGACAGACGGAAGCAGCGCTCCATCTTCCGGGACATCCTGCGCTTCATCGAG AGCGGGGAGTACCAGGAGGAGACCATACGATTTGGCCTGGAGTGCATGTACCTGGACAGCTGGGCACGCCAGCGGACCTACCAAGCCTTTAAAGAG AACAACGAGCTGCTACGGGAGATCTTCGGCCTCGGGCCCCCCTTGGTGCTGGATGCGGCTGCTCTGAAAGCCAGCAAGGTCTCCCGCTTCGAGAAG cacctctaCAACTCGGCTGCCTTCAAAGCCCGCACGAAAGCCCGGAGCCGGGTGCGGGACAAGCGGGCGGACGTGCTGTGA
- the LSMEM2 gene encoding leucine-rich single-pass membrane protein 2 isoform X1 has protein sequence MPREAGEDSMGRAEGAAPAQPGDPDGGEPGAISLRPVESISDLHWASGGQKGAGGDGPASPRRPRQPPPRPAAPGPAPLLPTLRPASAASPCPCLGPGHPLLLALLGLLALASLVLATLAIYLSGTWHRAGRGAAGGGGGGSQAARPQRVPVLSPQSCRASRCGRWPSGWRARRTLCTSCGQPAGSSGLASTPVPSPAGTAELLPAPPRAPGHRGKGHRRAGGESGQPYPRPIPLRPDGVAPRGAGGGGGNAGPHARL, from the exons AtgcccagggaggctggagaAG ACAGCATGGGAAGGGCCGAGGGTGCCGCTCCGGCACAGCCCGGGGACCCCGACGGCGGCGAGCCCGGAGCCATCAGCCTGCGCCCCGTGGAGTCCATCAGCGACCTGCACTGGGCCTCGGGCGGGCAGAAGGGCGCCGGGG gcgacggcccggcctccccccgccgcccgcgccagccgccgcctcgccccgcggcccccggccccgcaccgctcCTGCCCACCCTGCGCCCCGCCTctgccgccagcccctgcccctgcctcggCCCCGGCCACcccctgctgctggccctgctggggCTCCTGGCGCTGGCGAGCCTGGTCCTGGCCACGCTGGCCATCTACCTGAGTGGTACGTGGCatcgggcggggcggggggctgcgggggggggggggggggggagccaggCCGCCCGTCCCCAGCGTGTCCCCGTCCTCTCCCCGCAGTCCTGCAGAGCCAGTCGGTGCGGGCGCTGGCCCAGTGGCTGGAGAGCCAGGAGGACGCTGTGCACCAGCTGCGGGCAGCCAGCGGGCAGCTCTGGGCTCGCCTCAACGCCAGTGCCGAGCCCGGCGGGCACCGCTGagctgctcccggccccgccaCGGGCACCGGGACACCGCGGGAAGGGGCACcgaagggcaggaggggagagcgggCAGCCCTACCCCCGCCCCATCCCGCTCAGACCTGACGGCGTCGCCCCACGGGGCGCAGGGGGTGGCGGGGGCAACGCTGGCCCCCACGCCAGGCTGTGA
- the LOC142415625 gene encoding 2'-5'-oligoadenylate synthase 1-like, which produces MSAGPVTPTNGLRTVAANKLDGWIAETLQPSTAFCKQVKQTVKQICDFLKEDCFEGDIHVHKTVKGGSAGKGTALQNKSDADVVLFLSYFSSYQQQKQKRRYILDLIKKRLHACRQSLTFTVNISEPRYKGPDNTPRSLSLTLHSKETLESIEVDILPAYDALGQVSGVAPPDATVYVGLLNTRSDPGEFSPCFTELQKKFVKRCPAKLKNLLRLVKHWYKELLKPQYPTEDLPPKYALELLTIYAWEEGTHSCESFNMAEGFRTVLELLCQYREICIYWETYYSLQHSQIGAHVKKLLCSPCPIILDPADPTGILGQGKNWGLVAQVAASHRSLPCVHAAQAWDVQPARPVKIEVRQLVGTRFSKTVSPATTIWQLKEEIERVWGIPWFRQRLVEQEPSGSTLILQDNETLASRGIFYSTTLMLLQTEPQAMEVFVKNDKNQTTTYTVKPTDTVRQLKEKIHSQRGPPADQQRLTYGSRELEDRHTLAHYNVQPRTTIFMLLQLRGGAGPQHPQFPACSPS; this is translated from the exons ATGAGTGCGGGGCCGGTGACACCCACGAACGGGCTGAGGACAGTGGCCGCCAACAAGCTGGATGGCTGGATCGCGGAgaccctgcagcccagcacggcttTCTGCAAGCAGGTCAAGCAGACGGTGAAGCAGATCTGCGACTTCCTGAAGGAGGACTGCTTCGAGGGCGACATCCACGTCCACAAGACCGTCAAG GGCGGCTCGGCGGGCaagggcacagccctgcagaatAAGTCCGACGCCGACGTGGTGCTCTTCCTCAGCTACTTCTCCAGCtaccagcagcagaagcagaagagaaggtaTATCCTGGATTTGATCAAGAAGAGGCTGCAtgcctgcaggcagagcctgACATTCACCGTGAACATCAGTGAGCCCCGGTACAAGGGTCCCGATAATACGCCACGTTCCCTCAGCCTCACCCTCCACTCCAAGGAGACCTTGGAGTCCATCGAGGTGGACATTCTGCCCGCCTACGACGCCTTGG GGCAGGTGAGCGGGGTTGCCCCGCCAGATGCGACTGTGTACGTGGGGCTCCTGAACACCAGAAGTGACCCCGGGGAGTTCTCCCCCTGCTTCACCGAGCTGCAGAAGAAGTTTGTGAAGCGTTGCCCCGCCAAGCTGAAGAACCTCCTGCGCCTGGTCAAGCACTGGTACAAGGAG ctgctgaaGCCACAGTACCCCACTGAGGACCTGCCCCCCAAGTATGCCCTGGAGCTGCTGACCATCTACGCCTGGGAGGAGGGCACGCACTCCTGCGAGTCCTTCAACATGGCCGAGGGCTTCCGTACTGTGCTGGAACTGCTGTGCCAGTACCGGGAGATCTGCATCTACTGGGAGACGTACTACTCGCTCCAGCACAGCCAGATTGGTGCCCATGTGAAGAAGCTGCTCTGCAGTCCCTG CCCCATCATCCTGGACCCTGCCGACCCCACGGGGATCCTGGGCCAAGGCAAGAATTGGGGCCTGGTGGCGCAGGTAGCTGCCAGCCACCGTTCACTGCCCTGCGTCCATGCCGCCCAGGCCTGGGACGTGCAG ccggcccggcccgtgAAGATTGAGGTGAGGCAGCTGGTGGGCACCCGCTTCAGCAAGACCGTCAGCCCGGCCACCACCATCTGGCAGCTGAAGGAGGAGATCGAGCGGGTGTGGGGCATCCCCTGGTTCAGGCAGCGCCTGGTGGAGCAGGAGCCAAGCGGGAGCACCCTCATTCTGCAGGACAACGAGACCCTGGCCAGCCGCGGCATCTTCTACAGCACCACGCTGATGCTGCTGCAGACCGAGCCCCAGGCGATGGAGGTCTTCGTGAAGAACGACAAGAACCAGACCACCACCTACACGGTGAAGCCCACCGACACCGTCAGGCAGCTGAAGGAGAAGATCCACAGCCAGCGGGGCCCTCCCGCCGACCAGCAGCGCCTGACGTACGGCTCCAGGGAGCTGGAGGACCGGCACACGCTGGCGCACTACAACGTCCAGCCCAGGACCACCATCTTCATGCTCCTGCAGCTCCGGGGGGGCGcgggcccccagcacccccagttccctgcctgctccccctcctgA
- the SEMA3B gene encoding LOW QUALITY PROTEIN: semaphorin-3B (The sequence of the model RefSeq protein was modified relative to this genomic sequence to represent the inferred CDS: deleted 2 bases in 1 codon), with the protein MVSPGGAAAGKVPAGLWGWGGGDAGRPPRHACQEWRRVERSQLGGGKLRHGAGTAKEAPPATRPLAVPVALTARDAGLGAWHRSATGRGMGCGAGEEGAASLPARRCTRAGSGRATGSEAEGHCPRSVPGMAPPACCWPACACLHGSHCLLNPLPACASCLPAPAPDLPAPTARLPAPAASPRLLPACPHPLPACPHLLPACALTAGPAAPAACWRPLPACTPCLLAHAGPALLDSCTRSRGAASQAPAMSRTLLLLLLLLRGPAAAAGRPPPAATPRLKLAFPELRARHGLRLFALERSCCYEALLLDEERGRLFAGAQNHLLSLALDDISQRDRKIYWPAPVEWREECNWAGKDITAECMNFVKILHPYNRTHLYACGTGAFHPVCAFVEAGQHAEEPVFKLDPRRAEDGKGKSPYDPRHAAASVLVGEELYSGVATDLMGRDFTIFRSLGRRPSIRTEQHDSRWLNEPKFVAVFWVPESEDPDDDKIYFFFRETAVERQQGLGKTSFARIGQICRNDVGGQRSLVNKWTTFLKARLVCAVPGPDGADTHFDELRDVFLLQTRDKRNPLVYAVFSTASSVFQGSAVCVYTMADIRRAFLGPFAHKEGPNYQWVSYQGRVPYPRPGMCPSKTFGTFGSTKDFPDEVIQFARHHPLMYNPVLPHGQRPLFLQAAVPYTFTRIAVDRVTAADGHYDVLFIGTDVGTVLKVVSVPKESWHRMEPLLLEELQVFQDASPITSLQLSSKRQQLYAGSATALAQLPLHRCSAYGKACAECCLARDPYCAWDGTACTRYVPNTKRRFRRQDVRNGDPNVLCSEDPRRGSVPQKQLYGVEGSTAFLECVPKSLQARVLWTYQRTPDDPQREVQMDERVVRTERGVLLRSVQRADAGLYLCHATEHSFTQPLLRLSLEVIGARQAVGMAPASDPQLTAGPPGRKVWYRDFLQLVERPPLGAADRVCQRLWSRGRPPPPPRAYAGPPGRGQGEEPRKARRRRTHEGPRAERGPRSASPW; encoded by the exons ATGGTTTCTCCAGGCGGAGCCGCTGCCGGCAAGGTGCCCgcagggctctggggctggggtggTGGTGACGCCGGCCGGCCACCTCGCCACGCGTGCCAGGAGTGGCGCCGGGTGGAAAGGTCCCAGCTGGGTGgcgggaaactgaggcacggtgcTGGCACGGCAAAGGAAG CTCCCCCTGCCACCCGTCCCCTCGCCGTCCCCGTCGCCCTCACCGCCCGTGACGCTGGGCTGGGTGCTTGGCACCGCAGCGCAACCGGGAGGGGAATGGGCTGCGGTGCTGGGGAAGAGGGTGCCGCCAGCCTGCCGGCACGCCGGTGCACCCGGGCTGGCAGCGGGAGGGCTACCGGCAGTGAGGCGGAAGGGCACTGCCCGCGCAGCGTGCCTGGCatggctcctcctgcctgctgctggcctgcctgtgcctgcctgcacGGCTCCCACTGCCTGCTGAACCCACTGCCTGCCTGCGCCAGCTGCCTACCTGCACCTGCACCTGACCTGCCTGCACCCACCGCCAGGCTGCCGGCACCTGCTGCCAGCCCGCGCCTGCTGCCGGCCTGCCCGCACCCGCTGCCGGCCTGCCCGCACCTGCTGCCGGCCTGC GCACTCACTGCCGGCCCAGCTGCAcccgctgcctgctggcgcccgctgcctgcctgcaccccctgcctCCTCGCTCACGCCGGACCTGCCCTCCTGGACTCCTGCACCCGCAG CCGCGGGGCCGCCAGCCAGGCCCCAGCCATGAGCCGcacgctgctcctgctcctgctcctgctgcgcggccccgccgccgccgccggccgccccccgcccgctgccaCCCCCCGCCTCAAGCTGGCCTTCCCCG AGCTGCGGGCTCGGCACGGGCTGCGCCTCTTCGCGCTGGAGCGCTCGTGCTGCTACGAGGCCCTGCTGCTGGACGAGGAGCGCGGCCGCCTCTTCGCCGGCGCCCAGAaccacctcctctccctggcCCTGGACGACATCAGCCAGCGGGACAGGAag ATCTACTGGCCGGCGCCTGTGGAGTGGAGGGAGGAGTGCAACTGGGCTGGCAAGGACATCACC GCCGAGTGTATGAACTTCGTGAAGATCCTGCACCCCTACAACCGGACCCACCTGTACGCCTGCGGCACCGGCGCCTTCCACCCCGTCTGCGCCTTCGTGGAGGCCGGCCAGCACGCCGAG GAGCCCGTCTTCAAGCTGGACCCCCGGCGCGCCGAGGACGGCAAGGGGAAGAGCCCATACGACCCCCGGCACGCGGCTGCCTCCGTCCTCGTGG GCGAGGAGCTCTACTCTGGGGTGGCCACCGATCTGATGGGCCGTGACTTTACCATCTTCCGCAGCCTGGGCCGGCGTCCCTCCATCCGCACCGAGCAGCACGACTCCCGCTGGCTCAACG agCCCAAGTTCGTGGCTGTTTTCTGGGTGCCGGAGAGCGAGGACCCTGACGACGACAAGATCTACTTCTTCTTCCGTGAGACGGCGGTGGAgcggcagcaggggctgggcaaGACCAGCTTTGCCCGCATCGGCCAGATATGCCGG AACGACGTGGGCGGGCAGCGCAGCCTAGTGAACAAGTGGACAACCTTCCTGAAGGCTCGGCTCGTCTGCGCCGTGCCGGGACCCGACGGGGCGGACACCCACTTCGATGAGCTCC GGGACGTCTTCCTGCTGCAGACAAGGGACAAGCGCAACCCCCTGGTCTACGCTGTCTTCTCCACCGCCAG CTCCGTTTTCCAGGGCTCGGCCGTCTGCGTCTACACCATGGCCGACATTCGCCGGGCTTTCCTGGGCCCCTTTGCGCACAAGGAGGGTCCCAACTACCAGTGGGTGTCATACCAGGGGCGCGTGCCGTACCCCCGCCCGGGCATG TGTCCCAGCAAAACTTTTGGCACCTTCGGCTCCACCAAGGACTTCCCGGATGAGGTGATCCAGTTTGCCCGGCACCACCCACTGATGTACAACCCGGTGCTGCCCCACGGCCAGCGACCCCTCTTCCTGCAAGCCGCCGTGCCCTACACCTTCACCCGCATCGCCGTGGACCGCGTCACCGCCGCTGATGGCCACTACGACGTCCTCTTCATCGGCACAG ACGTGGGCACGGTGCTGAAGGTGGTCTCGGTGCCCAAGGAGAGCTGGCACCGCATGGAgccgctgctgctggaggagctgcaggtcTTCCAG GATGCCTCCCCCATCACCAGCCTGCAGCTCTCCTCCAAGCGG caacaGCTCTACGCCGGCTCAGCCACGGCGCTGGCCCAGCTGCCCCTGCACCGCTGCAGCGCCTACGGCAAAGCCTGCGCCGAGTGCTGCCTGGCCCGGGACCCGTACTGCGCCTGGGATGGCACCGCCTGCACCCGCTACGTGCCCAACACTAAGAG GCGTTTCCGCCGGCAGGACGTCCGCAACGGTGACCCCAATGTGCTCTGCTCCGAAG acccccgccGGGGCAGCGTGCCCCAGAAGCAGCTCTATGGGGTGGAGGGCAGCACCGCCTTCCTGGAGTGCGTCCCCAAGTCCCTGCAAGCCCGCGTCCTCTGGACGTACCAGCGCACCCCGGATGACCCCCAGCGAGAG GTGCAGATGGACGAGCGGGTGGTGCGGACCGAGCGGGGCGTCCTGCTGCGCAGCGTGCAGCGCGCCGACGCCGGCCTCTACCTCTGCCACGCCACCGAGCACAGCTTCACCCAGCCCCTGCTGCGGCTCTCCCTGGAGGTGATCGGTGCCCGGCAGGCGGTGGGCATGGCCCCCGCCAGTGACCCCCAGCTCACCGCCGGGCCCCCCGGCCGCAAGGTCTGGTACCGGGACTTCCTCCAGCTGGTGGAGCGCCCGCCGCTGGGGGCCGCGGACAGGGTCTGCCAGCGGCTCTGGAGCCGGGGGAgacccccgccacccccccgcGCCTACGCCGGACCCCCTGGTCGCGGGCAGGGCGAGGAGCCGCGCAAAGCCCGCCGCCGGCGCACCCACGAGGGGCCGCGGGCCGAGCGGGGACCCCGAAGCGCGTCCCCCTGGTGA
- the LSMEM2 gene encoding leucine-rich single-pass membrane protein 2 isoform X2, with translation MPREAGEDSMGRAEGAAPAQPGDPDGGEPGAISLRPVESISDLHWASGGQKGAGGDGPASPRRPRQPPPRPAAPGPAPLLPTLRPASAASPCPCLGPGHPLLLALLGLLALASLVLATLAIYLSACPRPLPAVLQSQSVRALAQWLESQEDAVHQLRAASGQLWARLNASAEPGGHR, from the exons AtgcccagggaggctggagaAG ACAGCATGGGAAGGGCCGAGGGTGCCGCTCCGGCACAGCCCGGGGACCCCGACGGCGGCGAGCCCGGAGCCATCAGCCTGCGCCCCGTGGAGTCCATCAGCGACCTGCACTGGGCCTCGGGCGGGCAGAAGGGCGCCGGGG gcgacggcccggcctccccccgccgcccgcgccagccgccgcctcgccccgcggcccccggccccgcaccgctcCTGCCCACCCTGCGCCCCGCCTctgccgccagcccctgcccctgcctcggCCCCGGCCACcccctgctgctggccctgctggggCTCCTGGCGCTGGCGAGCCTGGTCCTGGCCACGCTGGCCATCTACCTGAGTG CGTGTCCCCGTCCTCTCCCCGCAGTCCTGCAGAGCCAGTCGGTGCGGGCGCTGGCCCAGTGGCTGGAGAGCCAGGAGGACGCTGTGCACCAGCTGCGGGCAGCCAGCGGGCAGCTCTGGGCTCGCCTCAACGCCAGTGCCGAGCCCGGCGGGCACCGCTGa
- the IFRD2 gene encoding interferon-related developmental regulator 2 isoform X1, which produces MPRSRRAARRGPGSGRAGSPASEEEAGSEVLSHCSSASEGASPGEEGAGSEAAGEQGQEEEEAEDRLKEHMDNLLDKSAKTRQVALQSLRLAFSSRTLSELLLERRLTLTDSLEKCLKKGKGEEQALAGTVLTLLCLQMGSGPEGEEVFRSLKPLLISVLTDSMASPGARQSCATALGMCCYIAAADLEDLVSCLSCLEAIFSPPSAGEGGSAPAQHGPLHCSALQSWSLLLTICPPSHIKSVLDNRWLKLPPLLSSSSVALRILAGETIALVFELAQDVEEDLCHQDTEFLRAQLKVLATESNKYRAKTDRRKQRSIFRDILRFIESGEYQEETIRFGLECMYLDSWARQRTYQAFKEVLGSGIRHHLQNNELLREIFGLGPPLVLDAAALKASKVSRFEKHLYNSAAFKARTKARSRVRDKRADVL; this is translated from the exons ATGCCGCGCTCACGCCGAGCCGCGCGCC GTggccccggcagcggccgggcgggCTCTCCCGCCAGCGAGGAGGAGGCCGGCAGCGAGGTGCTGAGCCACTGCAGCAGCGCCAGCGAGGGGGCCAGCCCCGGCGAGGAGGGCGCAG GGAGCGAGGCGGCGGGTgagcaagggcaggaggaggaggaggcagaggacagGCTGAAGGAGCACATGGACAACCTCCTGGACAAGAG CGCCAAGACGCGGCAGGTGGCCCTGCAGAGCCTGCGCCTGGCCTTCTCCTCCAGAACCCTCTCCGAGCTCCTGCTGGAGCGTCGCCTCACACTCACCGACTCCCTGGAGAAGTGTCTCAAGAAAG GTAAAGGGGAGGAACAGGCACTGGCGGGCACCGTCCTCACCCTTCTCTGCCTCCAGATGGGCTCCGGCCCGGAGGGGGAAGAGGTGTTTCGCAGCCTGAAGCCCCTGCTCATCAGCGTCCTGACAGACAGCATGGCCAGCCCTGGCGCCCGGCAGAGC TGTGCCACGGCCCTGGGCATGTGTTGCTACATTGCCGCTGCTGACCTCGAG GACCTAGTCTCATGCCTGTCCTGCTTGGAGGCCATCTTCAGCCCCCCCAGCGCAGGGGAGGGGGGCTCGGCACCTGCCCAGCACGGCCCTCTGCACTGCAGCGCGCTCCAGTCATGGTCCCTGCTCCTCACCATCTGCCCCCCCTCCCACATCAAGAGCGTCTTGGACAA TCGCTGGCTGAAGCTGCCCCCGCTGCTGTCCAGCAGCAGCGTCGCGCTGCGCATCCTGGCCGGGGAAACCATCGCACTGGTCTTCGAGCTGGCCCAGGACGTGGAG GAGGACTTGTGCCACCAAGATACAGAGTTCCTGCGTGCCCAGCTCAAGGTCCTGGCTACCGAGAGTAACAAATACCGAGCCAAGACAGACAGACGGAAGCAGCGCTCCATCTTCCGGGACATCCTGCGCTTCATCGAG AGCGGGGAGTACCAGGAGGAGACCATACGATTTGGCCTGGAGTGCATGTACCTGGACAGCTGGGCACGCCAGCGGACCTACCAAGCCTTTAAAGAGGTTCTGGGCTCTGGCATCCGCCACCACCTCCAG AACAACGAGCTGCTACGGGAGATCTTCGGCCTCGGGCCCCCCTTGGTGCTGGATGCGGCTGCTCTGAAAGCCAGCAAGGTCTCCCGCTTCGAGAAG cacctctaCAACTCGGCTGCCTTCAAAGCCCGCACGAAAGCCCGGAGCCGGGTGCGGGACAAGCGGGCGGACGTGCTGTGA